From the Lathyrus oleraceus cultivar Zhongwan6 chromosome 4, CAAS_Psat_ZW6_1.0, whole genome shotgun sequence genome, one window contains:
- the LOC127073974 gene encoding uncharacterized protein LOC127073974: MRTGLKNNIAYSFFDPEIGVLKDMIALITPDHVGMFRESYGGILKMVFRLTYCDRSAIHTLLQFYDPGLRCFVFPDYLLGPLMEDYVSILGIQIRDQIPFHVTRAEPDVLGISRALYLSPEMVKEGLKEKGKLPGFHLSFLEANAKEHAAVGNWKTVCALIAVSIYGIVLFPNQKNFVDHNAIRLFMQRNPIPTLIGDVYYSVHNRNEKRRGGLVRCCSQLLFRWFMGYLPSRGAFVQIDPSVKWSFRLMGLRADDIAWTHNGLAGRDFICSCGSLPNVPLVGVQGCINYNPMLLRRQMGFAIEGPPLGREIQESFYFPIDGNQTKLRQVLDEWRDIQRRGKVPYGKVNCRYFPLFEDWLRKRIESTFLPFPGGDSVCPRIEGPSSSVSMEEFLEMKRARDQLLAEKAELEMTVARIQTSNQEMKVKMEDQDKRHALEAKRFEMDTTYYGKISQALASSNKEHDITKEKLFRASKVIEDEKRRQILAKEQRDERARVLAAEWEAEKAKIRAERDHYLAERDHYFRQMKIH, translated from the coding sequence atgaggaccggtttgaagaacaacattgcttacagtttctttgatccagagattggtgtgctcaaggatatgatagcattgattactcctgaccatgtgggaatgtttagagagtcatacggcggtattctgaagatggttttcagactcacttactgcgacaggagcgccatccacactcttcttcagttctatgacccggggctgaggTGCTTTGTAtttccagactatctgttgggacctctgatggaggattatgtcagcatcctgggtattcagatccgtgatcagattccctttcatgtcaccagagcagagccagatgtccttggaatttcacgtgctctttatttgagtccggaaatggtcaaggaaggtttgaaggaaaaaggaaagctacccgggtttcatttgagtttcttggaggccaatgccaaggaacatgctgctgtgggtaactggaagacggtctgtgctctgattgctgtgagcatttatgggattgtgttgtttcctaaccagaagaattttgtggaccataatgctatcagattgtttatgcagagaaaccctattcctaccctgattggagatgtctactattcagtgcataacaggaatgagaagaggcgtgggggtctggtcagatgctgctctcagttgctctttagatggttcatggggtatttgccttcccgaggtgcttttgttCAGATTGACCCtagtgtcaagtggtccttccgattgatgggtctgcgggctgatgacatcgcttggactcataatggtttagCTGGTCGGGACTTCATCTGCAGTTGcgggagtttacctaatgtgcctttagtgggagttcagggttgcattaattacaacccgatgcttctccggagacagatggggtttgctatagagggtcctcctctcgggcgagagattcaggagtccttctatttcccgattgatggtaaccagaccaagttgaggcaggtattggacgaatggcgagatatccagaggaggggtaaggttccttatggcaaagtcaactgccggtattttccactatttgaggattggttgcggaagaggattgagtcTACATTTCTACCGTTTCCTGGAGGTGACTCTGTGTGTCCTAGGATcgagggtccaagttcttctgtcagcatggaagaattccttgagatgaagagggctAGAGATCAGTTACTTGCGGAGAAAGCGGAGTTagagatgactgttgctcggattcagacaTCCAACCAAGAGATGAAAGTAAAGATGGAAGATCAGGACAAGCGGCATGCCTTGGAGGCCAAACGCTTCGAGATGGATACAacctactatgggaagatcagccagGCCTTAGCATCATCTAAcaaggagcatgacatcaccaaggagaagctgttcagagcatcgaaggtgattgaggatgagaagaggaggcaaatccttgcCAAGGAACAGAGAGATGAGAGAGCCAGAGTTcttgctgcagagtgggaagcggagaaggcaaagatcagggctgagagagatcattaccTAGCTGAGAGAGAccattacttcaggcagatgaagattcattag